In Pongo abelii isolate AG06213 chromosome 5, NHGRI_mPonAbe1-v2.0_pri, whole genome shotgun sequence, the DNA window gcagaaatttttctttctttttttttttttcatttttttgtttgttttctttaccgTGCCCTGTGCTCATGGGCAGCAATTTTAATGGAGGGGTCAGGGAAGACCTCATGCGGATGGTGCCATCTGAGCCaagacctgaaggaagtgagCCACGCAGATATTTGGGGGAAGAGCGCTCTAGGCTGAAGAAGCAGCAGCGTAGCGAGTGTTGTGGGAACAGCAAACAGGCCAGTGTGGCGGGAACAGAGCGAATGAGGGGAGAGCGAAGTCCAAGAGGAGGTGGGGGGCACAGAGCTTGAATTCATATCATCCAGCACTTACCAGTGGGGACCCTAGGCTGGCATGGTTGGGACACTAGAGATGGATAGAAACCTTCCCGGCCCAGGCTCACAGCTGACTGTGTGTAGAAGTGCCAGCATCCCCAAAGCTGCCCGAGGCTGGGCCAGAGGTGGCCAGAGTCCATCCAGCAGTGCCCCGACCCACCCCAGCGACCTCAGCCTTGCCTGTGACCCCTCTTACGGAAGCAGGCACATGGAGAGGGCTCACCTGCGGTGATGTTGAGCAGCTTGCAGGCCGTCTCGATGTCCTTGAGCACTTCGCCCACCACCATGGACTGCACCTGCTCCAGCGAGTGCTCCTCCAAGGTCAGCCCGCCAGGCACCAAGTCCAGGCTGCCCCCTGGGGCTTGGCTGTCAATGACCGGGCACTGCTCAGGCTCCTCAGGTGGCTCCTCCCGACTGCTGGCCCCAGGGGCTTTGGCTGCCCAGCTGCTGTCCTCGGGGTACAGCATGTCAAAGTAGGAGAGGTAGAAGGCAGACAGGCCCTGCTCGGGCGTGGCGGGCGGACTGGGACTCCAGTCCTGTCTCTCGAGACCCACTGCCCCCGCTGCCACCTTCTCCAAGCCTGTCCGCGACACCGTGTCGGGAGGCAGCAGGAGGTGGCTGGGGGACACGCTGCTCAGACCCGGGCTGGCGCTGCCCATGCTGCTGCTGTTTGGGCTGGTGGCTGTGTCTACGGAAATGAAAAAGGACTCAGGTTTGACTGCTTCTCCATCCCTGTGGGGGCCGCTAAGCTGGTTATGGGGATGAGGGGCCCTGTGGACAGTGGGCTGGGCCTGGGACAGAGTTGGGGGCTTCCGGGTCATTGGGCAGCCAGGACATGGTTGGGCAGACAGGCCTTCTGGCTGGGAAAGACAGCGAGGTGGGAGTGGGTGCAGGACTGGAAATGGATCGCTCCCTCGATCCCCAAGGAAGCCAGGCTGGCTGGGAGCAGCAAAGCTCCACACATGTACTGTGCTTAAAACAGCCTTCTGAGGTTCCTGACCTCATTCAGCCCTCACAATGGAAGGCATGATTGCCCCATTTGGCggatgagcaaactgaggtgGGAACAAGGGGCCCTCAATGTCCAAATCTTTCCTGATGTAGCAAAGCTTGTTTTTATTCTGCCCTTGACAAGGATAGGAGTGGAAGTGGCAGGCAGAGGCCACCATCCTAAAGGTGGCCATCATCTTCACCAGcaggggaaagaagagaggaacaAGGCGGGGATGTGGTGGGGTAGAAACCCTCCCACACGCCGGGGAGTAGGCCAGCCCTTGCCCTTCCCACAGGGCTATCTGGGGGATCTAAGTAAACTCAACACTGTCGAGGTGGCCACTGGCAAGAGCTCACGGGTGTGCATCTCCCCATACCCCGGGCTGGGTGCATGGTACCCACCTCCCCTTACCCTCCCTTGGAAGGTGCTGCCCCCAGGGCCCCTTCCAGCTCCCAGTGCTCTCTACTTTCCCCGATGCCTGGAGGAGCATGCGGCCATCTGGAGGCAGTGCCACATGCCAGGCTTTCCAGGAGGAGCCGGGGTGGTTGTGAGATGGGGCAGGGCTCCAGGGAACACCTAAAACCCTTAGCAACTCAGCCACCTGCTCCTCACTGCTGCCCCAAGGCCCTCCAGGGGGAACCATCTGGCCTCAACACAAGCAGTCAGAGGCCTTGCTCCCCACAGGCTGCCCAGGCTTGGTTTTGCCCAGGCCCTTTTCCCTGAACCCCATAGCAGAGTGCACAGTTTGGGTGAGAAGGGGGACTGGAGAGGTGTACAAGCACTGAAACCCCAGGACATTCTGGGATGGCAGTGATGTGGGGGCCTGAGACTTAAGAATACATCAAGACAGGCccggtgcagtagctcatgcctgtaatcccagcactttgggaggccgaggttggcggatcacctgaggccaggagttcgagaccagcctggccaacatggtgaaaccccgtccctactaaaaatacaaaaattagctgggcaaggtggtgagtgcctgattctcctgtctcagctactcgggaggctgaggcaggagaatcgcttgaacccaggaggcggctgcagtgagccgagatcgtgccactgcactccagcctgggtgaaagagcaaaactccgtctcaaaaaaaaaacaaacaaaaacaaacacacacacacacacacacacacacacacacacacacaaagaataccATCGAGCCAGAGGCAGAAGATTACCAACAGATATATGTTCCTAATAATACAGAGAACCAGttagggaggaggaaaggagcaGATAAACCTGTTAAGGGCAAGTTAATTTGTGTCCTTTCTCGAGGGTTATTTATAGTTtcaagcagtggttctcaaaatgtgttGTCTGGGCCAACAGAACCAATGCCACCTCGGAGCTTGCTAAAAACTTGGATTCTCAGGCAGTTCAGAGCCACTGAATCagcagctctcggggagactccgCAGTCTGGTTTAACCGGCCTCTGGGTGATTCTCGTGCATGTTCAAATTTGAGGATCTTTGCTTTAAAGGCAACTGGCCAGTGTGGGGGGAAGGCTTTAATCAAAGCACTGAAATCCTCTCTAACGGTGACATTTATGGTGCCCTACTGGGACAGCGGGCGGGGAAGGGGGCCCCCTGATCCATCTCCAGTTACCCTGTGAGACTGACCCGCACAGCCGCCGTATGCAGCTGGCATTTGCTTCTGCAGGTGGGACAAGGGAAATAACTCAGTTTGGAAGACACCTCCACCTTGGTAGGGCCACAGCTAGCCCATTCAATTTCACACAACTCAGAAAATGACATCCCTTCCCCCTGGAGAGCATAGCTTGACGAATGGAGCCCAGGTAGAATTTCAGCCTCCTCTGCTCACCCTCCTTGTGCAGTGCCCAACCTTCCCAGTGTTACATGGCAGCCCTGCAGCTTCCTGTGGTGGAGAAAATGCCAGCAGGAGGGAAGGGTGTTCCCTTTGATTTCAACTCTCCCATTCAAGGGCTCCTTTAAGTGACAAGGAAGGAAAggtcagggtggggtggggtggggtgggcagagACCAAGGCGGGGCTGGGGACGTGGGGGACAGAGGGCAAACCTGGAATCATTTCAAGTCCTTCTGTGCAAACACTCGTGTGTGCTGTGGGCCCACATTATTTACTCAGGCAGTGCCAACAGCTCGCTCTGCCCCTGGGCCCCACCCTGCCCGGTGCCCATGCCCTACCCGCTAGGTGGCTCCATCCCTGGGGACCCCCCCGCAGCCCCCCACCCCTCCTTCATCaccccctgcctgcctcctgccccGTCCACATCCCCAGAGCCCCCATGCCTGCCACGTTAGGACAGTCTCTGCCAACACCCTGGGCGCCATGCCAGGGAGACAGAAGCCTTTCCAAGAAGCAGAACTCGCTTCCCTTGTGGCCCTCCTGTTTGCTTGGCCTCAGCCACAGGTAGGACGGGAGGCAGCTGCTGTGTTTCAGGCATGGTTGTGTGGGGTCGGTGGGGATGAATGAGCAGGGCAGGTGGCAGCTTTTGCCAGGAAGGCATATAATGACACATCCTTGACACATTTGCTGAGTGCATGTGAAGCCCTCACATCCATCCGCTTGCCAGGAGAAAGGCAGCACAGgccttattctctctttttttgagatagggtctcgctctgtcatgtgcaggggcgtgatcatggctcactgcatcctcgaccttctgggctcaagtgatcctcctgtttcaacctcccaagtagctgggactacaggtgtgcaccatcatgcctggctaattttttaaatctgttgtagagacatggtctcactgtgttgcccaggctggtctcgaactcctgggctcacgtgatccccctgcttcagcctcccaaactgctgggattataggcacaagctaCCTCATCTGGCCCAGGTCTTATTCTCATCCCTATTTTGCTAATGGGGAAGTCAAGGTGCAGAGAGGTAAATCCCCAaatccaggtcttctgactcctgGCTCCGGCTCCTTCCCCCTCTACACCCCACATTCTAGCTTGACCTTGCCCTGTACCTAAATGCCAAGGAATCTACTCCCCACCAAGCCTCGGTCCTAGCTCCAACACTTCCCTGATGAAAAATAAGTTAATGGTTAACTGTGTGGCTGGAGGAAAGGTTCGACTCTCCGCAGATCAGGGATGGTGGGGAATGCTCCATCCCCAAGGCAGCCCAGGCCTGGAGTAGGGGGGCTTGGCTTACTGGTCAGGGAGCCAGGGCTGGTGTGCCCAACCTGCAACTAGGCATCTCAAGGTTCTGGACTGGCCtcgggagggaagaagagagaacgGCACTGTGAGCCCCTGGCAGTGAGCACCAGTGCCACGTCCAGGCTTTCACCCACATCACCTGCTTTCCTACCCACAGCCAGGGTGACGTGGACTCCAGAGCCCTGCTTTATAGATGCAGACagtgaggctcagggaggctgtGCAGCTTGTCCAGGGTtcttcctggccaggcgtggGTTCTGCTCACTGGACCACATTCTCTCTGAGGCGCATGCTCTGGCCAGTCCCATCTTCCTAGGGGATCTGCCCACTTCTTGACTGGGCTCCTTGATACTCTAAAGTCTGTCCCCACCTCTTGGCtcttcattccaccccactgtTCATTTCCCTGCAGCACCCTTTCATCAGACACCCCTGTGCTCAAGAATCTCCCGTGGCTCCCCATTGCCCCATCCCAGTGGCTGGTGCCTACCTCTGAGTCTACCTCCTACCTAGCCCAGATAatcagagctggaagggaccATATATTATGTGATTGTTTCATAGAATGGGAACAATGAAGCCCAGAGTGGGGACGGGATTCATGTGCTTGTTAGCAGCAGGGTCCAGACCAGAACCAGGGACTGACATAGTGACTATAAATCCAAGCTCTAATGAGAATGGCATTTCATACCTGCCCCTGTGCTGTGGGCACAACATGGCTATTTTCTAAGATGCCCTTTCCTTCTCATCACAATTCATCCCAGAGCCCTCCTGCCCCAGCGAGCCCTCCCTAATAGCTCCCTCCTGCGACTTCCCAGGCTCGCCTCATCTGTGCCTTGCAATTCAGCCCAGGATTAAATCCATCAGTGATGGTCCGCCCATAGGGACACATGTGCACTGGAAAAGCTGAGGCTCAAAGAGTGGCAGGGAGgtgcccacagtcacacagcacAGCCAGGGCCAGACCAGAGGCCTCCTGACACTCAGGCCCTGCTCCATAGGCCAAGGGTCCTGGGACGTGCCAGGCATCTGCCATGTCCAGGGTCCTCAGATGGCAGGCCCTAGTGTTCCTGCAGCCTTGGCCTGCCAGCCCCACGGGCTGCCGTCTCCTGAGCGATGCCTCCAGCTCCCAAACCTCGAGTTGATCTCTTCTGGATTAAGCCACATGTCTGGATTAACGCTCAGCGTGTCCTGGCTCCCTCCTGCTCCAGAGGCCCCGGATCCCACTCCAGACAAAGAAAGTTTGGTAACAGCTGGTGGAGGCCAAGGCCCAGAGACAGGAGCAGATTGGTGGGGTGGCGGCCAGGGGGATTAGCCACCTTGGGCCCCTTCTCTCAGCGCCTTCCATTCCCCCAGGAAGGAAGATTAAGGAAAGCGAGCAGAAGGACCCAAAGGAGAGATTTAGTGCAGCTTTTCCTGCCACTGCCCTGCCTACTCTCACCCCTCGGGGCTAGAAATGTGCCCCTTGAaccctttgcctcccaggttttcACTCCCACACCCCAACTGGCATCAGCAAAAGATGCCCTCCCTGACAGCTCCCGAACCACAGTTTCCGGGAATGGAGTCACCTGGGAGGCCTTTGCTAAGGACCCAGGTCGCTGTGGGGGTTGGAGCCTGTCTTCCATATCCTGCTTGGTCCTGGCTCTCAGGCCCTACGTCCTGGGGGGATGGTGGTGTGGGGTAAATGTATCCTCACCCCCATCTCAATCCTGAGACCCAGTGCCAGCCTGCCCAGAGCCCAAGACCCCGGCTTTAGTCCCCATTGAGAAGAGCGCTGAGGGAGTGACAGAGATGGCCACTCTGGCCCTGCTGCTCAGCCCCCAGCCGGCCTCACTGCAGGAGGAAGAGGTCTGATGGGGAACATACCTCCTCTGGCTTTCCCACGTGGCCTACTGAGCTGTCTGTcagcccctccctccatccatccaagCCCCTGGGCCCCCTTAAATGGGCTGGAGTCAGGGGCTGTGGAGGTGGGGCCAGGTCTTGGCCAGGAGCCATACAGAGTGGGCAGGGGCCACATGGGCCTGCCCCGGTCAGCACCTTGGAGAAAAGCTGGGCTACCCAGGCCTCAGGAAGTCCCAGCCAAAGCCATGACCAGGCCCAGCCACAGTAGCACGTCTGGCTTCTCCGAACACGCTgaccccctccctgccccatccCCTTGGAGCCCCAGCCTCTCTCTTGCCCTGCCGTTCCTCCCACCCCTTCTCTGCTCCTCCAACTCTTCCACAGGGAGGACCTTGCTGCAACCTCGCCCTTCAAACTGCTCTTCAAACTAGCTGGACCCAAGAGAAGTGCCAGACCCCTTCCTTACGGCCCTCCCTTCACTGCCCAGAGCACTACCTCTGCCCGCTGGACAGACCACCCCGCTGCCCAGGAAGGGGGCCCAGGCTGCCACCTCTGGGCCAGCAGCTCTTGCCCTCTCTCAAGCACCCCACTGTGGCCATCTCCAAGCACCTGCTTCCCCAGGGTCTCCAAGGGCAGAAGAAGAGAGCAGGGAGGTGGCTGAGTGAGAGAGACCTTGCTGTCTTGGACTCAGCATGAGAGTAGAGAAGGTGGGTTTCTTCTAGACCTCCGGGCTTTCCCCACCTCCTCTGGGCACAGACCTGTCCAGGCCAACTGTCCCCCTAACTTTTGCAGGAGCCCTGATCTGTGTGAGTTTCACCTTGGGGAGCCAGCTAGTGGGCCCAGGAGCTGGGGTCTGTCGGGGGAAGTACAGGGGAGTGGGTGAGGCTTTGTGGGGCGGGAGGCAGGTGGAAGCTGGGGGCGGGGCCATGTAGCAGGAAGACGGAGCACAGGAAGCGCCAGGGGAACCCAGTGGTTTTGCTCTTCCCACAGTTCCCACGGGCAGCAGGAACACATGTTCATCAGTGAAGCCTCCTCTGTGCCCTGCTGCATGGGGAGCCTGGGTGtccacacacaccctcactggCACTACTTCCAGCGCTTTCTGGGACAGGAGGAAGGTCAAACTGAATAAACTGCTTTGCCGGGCCCtcccagctggggcagccagcATTATTCCCACTTGACGGACAAGGGCGCTGTGACCTGCTACAGCGCACCTGTCCATGCGTGAGCGAGCAGGGACTCGAACTCAAGACTCGGCTCCACCCTCCTTTCTGCTGGTGCTGGCAGACCCGGCACCTTCTAGCTCCTAAGGTCGCCCCTGTTGACCATCCCCTTTGCCTCTGCTCAGGCCACCCGCCAACTCAGCCCCACAGTGGTTGCCTTAGTGGGGTGTGGGTGGCACAGGTGCCCTCAGCCTGGAGGTACAGAGGCCCACCGCAGCCCCAAGTGGACCATTGTGGCTGAGTTTACTCCAAAAGGGGATGTGGACCGGAAAGAACTGAAAACCTCCACTTCAGGAGATGCAGGTGACGCCCTGCCCTGTTCCCTCCATAGGAGAGACCCTGGGTGAATCCCTGGTCCCTCCAGCCCTCAGTCTCCTGCTCTGTAGGCCAGGTCATTTCTGAGGACTTTTCTAGCCCGGGCTCTATCTGGATTCTACAATCCATGACCCTCATCTTGCCATCAGCCTGGCTTTGGGGACTTAAAGAAGGATGATGGGGACGCAGAGGTGGACACCTCGGGCTCCCCTTGTAAGCAAAGGCATACTCCATTTACAGCTGACACTTTTGGCAGGATGAGGGGTGTGGCTGTCCATGGAGTTGGTGTCTGGAGACTCTGAAAGACTCAGCCCACCCTTCTGAAGAAGCAGAGCTGGCTTCAGGCTGTCCTGCACCTCACGAGCTGCCCGTCAGGCCTGGCTCCCACCCAAGCAGCAGCGCCTCCCCGCCTCCTCTAGCCAGCAGGGATCCTGGCCCAGACAAACCtggggcttgcagtgagtcgTGCTGACGGGGCGGGGACAGAACCCAGTTTCCCACCATAGCAAGTACAATTCCGCTCAACTTTCAGGGCTTTCCAGAAATTGCCATTCACGTCTTCCTTCAGCCCTGGTTGAGcccatgtgtatataaatatatttcacttCTCAGTGCCCCAGTCAGGCCTCTTCGCCACACCAAGGCTGCCATGCCCCCACCACCTGCACATCCCCGCTTTGCGACGATGCAGCCCATGTCACATGGCTGCCCGTCTTTGGCACAGTCTCATCCTCACCCCCAAATTGCACGTACACTCCTCGAAGGGCCGGCCACAGCACCTTCCCTCTTCCCTACCCTCCTCCTGCCCCGCATATGCCGTACCTCCCAGCTTGCCACAGGACAGGGGCCGTGAGGTTTCCTGGGTCTCTTGCTCCCCACAGCCCTGCCCAGCAGGGTCGTTGAAggcatgagaacacatggatgtcACCGGAGCTCGGCTGCTCCTGCCTGAGGCCCCTTGGCCGATCCTCTCGGCCTCAGCCTCTTCAACAGTGAAATGGGGACTCATAAAAACAGCTGTGTGTCTGGATTTTCAAGTCACCAGGCAGGACAGCGATGTAAGAAGGCTTCACTGTCTCCCAAGAGGTGTGTGTCCACAGTGGTGACTGCTGTCTCTATCTGCCGTGTTTCTGCGGCCCCGTCCAGACCCAGCacaggccaaggaaggcagaggcCCTCCACACACCTGATTGTTGATCTGTAAAATCTTGATGGGCTAAAGGGAAAAAACATTCCTGCGCCCTGATCCTCAGGCCCTGGAGCACACCTCCAGGCTTGGAGAGGGGTGTTAGGACAAAGTGAAGGACTCCAAcatcacagatgagaaaattccagaaagaacTGTCCTGACAGGCTAAGAACAGAAATTGCTTCAAACAAGGTTGAGATGGGCGGGAGTGGGTTGTTAAGGGGTTATCAGGACCGGTTCCCACCTGTGAAGTGTCAGCAGAGACACATCCCCCTTTTGTCCTGGCACAGAGGTGGGGCAGAAGGAGCTAGATCCCAGCAGCCCTCAAAGCAACTTGCTACCCCAGGAGCAGAGAGGCCTGGGCCTTGCCCCGCAACCAGTCTCAGGTGCTGGAGCCCCGGGCTGGGCAGTCCCTCCAGCCACGTCTCCCCCGTGCCAGAGctagagggagaaggaggggggTCTTTATCCTGGTGGTGCCCCGTCATAATCCTGGGGAGGTCCTGGTCCCATCCGACCCCCAGCCGAGTCACACTAAGGTCCCTGGCTGGGGAGGAAGGATGAGCCTCTCCCTCCCTGAGTCTGGAGGCCCCCTTCTACCCACCCCCAACCCCGGCTGCTGAGAGGTGGGAGAGCAGAATCTGGCAGGGGGCGCCTCCCAGGCTGAAAACATGCAAACTAGCCAGGAGAAGGAGCTTGGCATTAAATGTCAGGAAGAGCCCAGGGCAACTCGGCTTGTGCAAAGTTTGCTTTGGGAAGAGCTGTTCCACCTGACAGGCCACCCGCTTGGCTGGGGGCACAGGGTGGGGCCTaacggggtgggggtggggacgaGGGGAGGGTCCCAGACCAGGTTTGATCCCTGACTCTCTGCTCTCTAgctctggggctggggccagggactCGGCCCCCTCTGAGGCTCATTTGTCTTGTCTGTTAAATGGGCTGTCAAGAGCATGTCTTAAAGGGGTTGTGGAGATTGAGATGGAGGGTGAATGGAAATCATTTATGATGGGCTGAGTGTACGTGAGGGGGGCCCTGGGCACAGGGGAGGGGATCAGctggagaagaggaaagagagagggaatggGGTGAGGAAGCCCGGGAGCAAAGGAAGAAGCAGAAGGTGATGGGGAGTAGAGGGAGTGGGCCAGAGAGTGGACTCTGGGGGGAGCTGAGGATGGTGGTGAGGGAGGCTGGGGCCCTGTCCTGTTCTCTAGCCCAGTCCAGGCAGCTGCAGGCTTCACCCACCCTCCTTGCCCTCTAGGAGGAGCCAGAACCAAGAATTCCTGCCCCACCCActtcccccccccacccccccacccgccaccaccccccaACACCCAGGAGACAGGCTGGCAAATCCAACTCCTACACAGCCTTCAAGGTCCTGCTCCAGGCTGtctcctccatgaagcctgcTTTAATAGACAATAGCCTTGTCTAACCTTCTTGTTTCACAGACAAGGTGTTCCAAGTACAGTGAGGAAAAGTGACCCGCCCACGGTCCCACATGGCGGGCCCTCACCCGTTCCTTCTTGCCCTCCACCTAGAGGGTCTTTGTCCCCCTGTCAGCCTAAATTAACTTCCCCGGGTTACACTCAGGCTGCAACAAGT includes these proteins:
- the SPDEF gene encoding SAM pointed domain-containing Ets transcription factor isoform X1, giving the protein MTRKPPTLSQAQPTVHRAPHPHNQLSGPHRDGEAVKPESFFISVDTATSPNSSSMGSASPGLSSVSPSHLLLPPDTVSRTGLEKVAAGAVGLERQDWSPSPPATPEQGLSAFYLSYFDMLYPEDSSWAAKAPGASSREEPPEEPEQCPVIDSQAPGGSLDLVPGGLTLEEHSLEQVQSMVVGEVLKDIETACKLLNITADPVDWSPSNVQKWLLWTEHQYRLPPVGKAFQELAGKELCAMSEEQFRQRSPLGGDVLHAHLDIWKSAAWMKERTSPGAIHYCASTSEESWTDSEVDSSCSGQPIHLWQFLKELLLKPHSYGRFIRWLNKEKGIFKIEDSAQVARLWGIRKNRPAMNYDKLSRSIRQYYKKGIIRKPDISQRLVYQFVHPI